A DNA window from Daucus carota subsp. sativus chromosome 3, DH1 v3.0, whole genome shotgun sequence contains the following coding sequences:
- the LOC108214689 gene encoding GBF-interacting protein 1 isoform X2, protein MSNGGGRFVIPAKVKKVIQNIKEISGNHDDEEVYYMLKECNMDPNETAQQLLSQDSFREVRRKRDRRKENVKESAGSRWKPGMQDQGSRGERGNHSSRYITHDVGGAGKNFVSIKENGTSHVSVDKVAIPTQSNSQDVKNKEVTHASSNVDVDAYAAVTSESKSVGHAVHAASGFTELNDPLQSKSTADENNTYTKGVGSLSFMHETISNISPVVHKDQHSESFEAVASTHSHPTGILPLIEFGGQSPVVIGPQKVVGPNKEWKPKPNPSLPEGAESADTTLMLEVPAIRTESEGQVANQATFGLVKKLEETCISESQQVIIPKHIHIPEVEKLGFIFGSFDANFGLSTSNPVCPENEKSSPIPETPEGMEENVDQKSNHDELTSVEEEDNYPAPPEVSGSLISDAHDVSSRVVTEYSESKQETDLPPGYQQYSTVHAYPNFGFGIMPPIFGSQVLPTESNKSQAHDAPRLPGFVVQQPYDLNSYYAQFYRSGVDNEGRLSSFYEPGVPTKVNGNVTMAPAETFQSTQEGGDTSIHPTTASTPPVTHAAGAVPSSVAATQQAIPVFGQPAGLHLPHYPNYIPYHYIPFYVPPQALHHYLSTGVLPPPQPQAGSGHPAPVPANKFPLPQYKPGTTTANTNNVAAPGSYGSYGSTPASFSASSATTTGHSSSSEDLLAPQLKENNLFIAGQQSEGPGLWFAAPGRDISGLQANSFYNLPQAQMAFPATQVSHGNFAGMYHPAQPVTGAAVHPLLQQSQAMAGPIDLNGPAPSVYQPTQPAPINWPKNY, encoded by the exons ATGAGCAATGGAGGAGGCAGATTCGTGATTCCGGCCAAGGTGAAGAAAGTGATCCAGAACATAAAGGAGATCTCCGGTAATCACGACGACGAGGAGGTGTATTACATGCTTAAAGAATGCAACATGGATCCTAACGAGACTGCTCAGCAGCTGCTCTCCCAAG ATTCGTTTCGTGAAGTTAGAAGGAAGCGAGACCGGCGGAAAGAG AATGTGAAGGAGTCAGCAGGATCAAGGTGGAAACCGGGAATGCAGGACCAGGGGAGTAGGGGTGAGCGAGGGAACCATTCTTCTCGTTACATAACTCACG ATGTTGGGGGGGCTGGTAAGAACTTTGTCTCCATTAAGGAAAATGGAACCAGTCATGTTTCAGTGGATAAGGTTGCTATCCCAACACAGTCTAACTCCCAAGATGTTAAGAACAAGGAAGTTACTCATGCGAG CTCAAATGTTGATGTTGATGCTTATGCTGCTGTAACATCTGAGAGTAAGAGTGTCGGACATGCTGTCCATGCTGCGAGTGGATTTACTGAACTAAACGATCCACTCCAAAGTAAATCCACAGCGGATGAAAACAATACTTACACCAAGG GTGTTGGAAGTTTATCCTTCATGCATGAAACAATCTCAAACATATCCCCCGTGGTTCACAAGGATCAGCATTCAGAATCTTTTGAAGCTGTAGCTTCTACTCACAGCCATCCTACTGGTATTTTACCTTTGATCGAGTTTGGTGGCCAATCACCTGTAGTTATTGGGCCACAGAAAG TAGTGGGGCCTAATAAGGAGTGGAAACCAAAGCCGAATCCTAGTCTTCCTGAAGGTGCTGAATCTGCTGATACAACTCTTATGTTGGAGGTTCCAGCCATTAGAACTGAATCAGAGGGCCAAGTAGCAAATCAAGCTACTTTCGGACTGGTAAAGAAGCTGGAGGAGACCTGCATTTCAGAGAGTCAACAGGTTATTATTCCAAAGCATATCCATATACCTGAGGTTGAAAAACTTGGCTTCATTTTTGGGAGTTTTGATGCTAATTTTGGGTTGAGTACAAGCAACCCTGTTTGTCCTGAAAATGAGAAGAGTTCACCTATCCCTGAAACACCTGAAGGGATGGAAGAAAATGTGGACCAGAAAAG CAATCACGATGAATTGACCTCTGTTGAAGAGGAAGATAATTATCCAGCACCGCCTGAAGTATCTGGAAGTCTGATATCTGACGCTCATGATGTTTCATCTAGGGTGGTCACGGAGTATAGTGAATCCAAGCAAGAAACTGACTTGCCTCCTGGTTATCAACAATACTCAACAGTACATGCTTATCCTAACTTCGGGTTTGGTATCATGCCCCCAATTTTTGGTAGCCAGGTTTTACCCACCGAGAGCAACAAGTCTCAAGCACACGATGCTCCTCGCCTTCCAGGTTTTGTT GTGCAGCAACCTTATGACCTCAACAGCTATTATGCTCAATTCTATCGATCTGGTGTGGATAATGAGGGTCGTCTTTCATCGTTTTATGAACCTGGAGTTCCGACTAAAGTTAATGGAAATGTGACAATGGCACCAGCAGAAACTTTTCAGTCCACTCAAGAG GGTGGGGACACTTCAATACATCCTACAACAGCTTCAACTCCTCCTGTGACTCATGCTGCCGGGGCTGTTCCAAGTTCAGTAGCTGCAACACAGCAAGCAATTCCTGTTTTTGGACAGCCAGCTGGGTTGCATTTGCCCCATTATCCCAACTATATCCCATATCACTACATCCCTTTTTATGTCCCACCTCAAGCTCTCCACCATTATTTAAGTACTGGTGTTTTGCCACCTCCACAACCTCAAGCGGGCAGTGGGCATCCGGCGCCAGTTCCGGCTAATAAATTTCCCCTTCCCCAATATAAACCTGGAACAACTACTGCGAACACTAATAACGTGGCAGCACCTGGCAGTTATGGATCATATGGTTCTACCCCTGCTAGTTTTAGTGCCAGCTCAGCAACTACAACTGGACATTCAAGTTCTAGTGAGGATCTTCTAGCGCCCCAGTTAAAGGAAAATAATCTCTTCATTGCTGGGCAGCAG AGTGAAGGTCCAGGCTTATGGTTTGCTGCTCCTGGTAGGGATATCTCTGGCCTGCAGGCAAATTCCTTCTACAATCTTCCTCAAGCTCAGATGGCATTCCCTGCAACTCAGGTTAGTCATGGAAACTTTGCTGGCATGTATCACCCTGCACAACCAGTAACAGGAGCTGCCGTTCACCCACTTCTGCAGCAATCCCAGGCAATGGCTGGACCTATTGACCTCAATGGACCTGCACCAAGTGTTTACCAGCCAACCCAGCCTGCACCAATCAATTGGCCGAAAAACTATTGA
- the LOC108214689 gene encoding GBF-interacting protein 1-like isoform X5, whose product MSNGGGRFVIPAKVKKVIQNIKEISGNHDDEEVYYMLKECNMDPNETAQQLLSQDSFREVRRKRDRRKENVKESAGSRWKPGMQDQGSRGERGNHSSRYITHDVGGAGKNFVSIKENGTSHVSVDKVAIPTQSNSQDVKNKEVTHASSNVDVDAYAAVTSESKSVGHAVHAASGFTELNDPLQSKSTADENNTYTKVSSGVGSLSFMHETISNISPVVHKDQHSESFEAVASTHSHPTGILPLIEFGGQSPVVIGPQKVVGPNKEWKPKPNPSLPEGAESADTTLMLEVPAIRTESEGQVANQATFGLVKKLEETCISESQQVIIPKHIHIPEVEKLGFIFGSFDANFGLSTSNPVCPENEKSSPIPETPEGMEENVDQKSNHDELTSVEEEDNYPAPPEVSGSLISDAHDVSSRVVTEYSESKQETDLPPGYQQYSTVHAYPNFGFGIMPPIFGSQVLPTESNKSQAHDAPRLPGFVVQQPYDLNSYYAQFYRSGVDNEGRLSSFYEPGVPTKVNGNVTMAPAETFQSTQEGGDTSIHPTTASTPPVTHAAGAVPSSVAATQQAIPVFGQPAGLHLPHYPNYIPYHYIPFYVPPQALHHYLSTGVLPPPQPQAGSGHPAPVPANKFPLPQYKPGTTTANTNNVAAPGSYGSYGSTPASFSASSATTTGHSSSSEDLLAPQLKENNLFIAGQQSEGPGLWFAAPGRDISGLQANSFYNLPQAQMAFPATQVSHGNFAGMYHPAQPVTGAAVHPLLQQSQAMAGPIDLNGPAPSVYQPTQPAPINWPKNY is encoded by the exons ATGAGCAATGGAGGAGGCAGATTCGTGATTCCGGCCAAGGTGAAGAAAGTGATCCAGAACATAAAGGAGATCTCCGGTAATCACGACGACGAGGAGGTGTATTACATGCTTAAAGAATGCAACATGGATCCTAACGAGACTGCTCAGCAGCTGCTCTCCCAAG ATTCGTTTCGTGAAGTTAGAAGGAAGCGAGACCGGCGGAAAGAG AATGTGAAGGAGTCAGCAGGATCAAGGTGGAAACCGGGAATGCAGGACCAGGGGAGTAGGGGTGAGCGAGGGAACCATTCTTCTCGTTACATAACTCACG ATGTTGGGGGGGCTGGTAAGAACTTTGTCTCCATTAAGGAAAATGGAACCAGTCATGTTTCAGTGGATAAGGTTGCTATCCCAACACAGTCTAACTCCCAAGATGTTAAGAACAAGGAAGTTACTCATGCGAG CTCAAATGTTGATGTTGATGCTTATGCTGCTGTAACATCTGAGAGTAAGAGTGTCGGACATGCTGTCCATGCTGCGAGTGGATTTACTGAACTAAACGATCCACTCCAAAGTAAATCCACAGCGGATGAAAACAATACTTACACCAAGG TTTCCTCAGGTGTTGGAAGTTTATCCTTCATGCATGAAACAATCTCAAACATATCCCCCGTGGTTCACAAGGATCAGCATTCAGAATCTTTTGAAGCTGTAGCTTCTACTCACAGCCATCCTACTGGTATTTTACCTTTGATCGAGTTTGGTGGCCAATCACCTGTAGTTATTGGGCCACAGAAAG TAGTGGGGCCTAATAAGGAGTGGAAACCAAAGCCGAATCCTAGTCTTCCTGAAGGTGCTGAATCTGCTGATACAACTCTTATGTTGGAGGTTCCAGCCATTAGAACTGAATCAGAGGGCCAAGTAGCAAATCAAGCTACTTTCGGACTGGTAAAGAAGCTGGAGGAGACCTGCATTTCAGAGAGTCAACAGGTTATTATTCCAAAGCATATCCATATACCTGAGGTTGAAAAACTTGGCTTCATTTTTGGGAGTTTTGATGCTAATTTTGGGTTGAGTACAAGCAACCCTGTTTGTCCTGAAAATGAGAAGAGTTCACCTATCCCTGAAACACCTGAAGGGATGGAAGAAAATGTGGACCAGAAAAG CAATCACGATGAATTGACCTCTGTTGAAGAGGAAGATAATTATCCAGCACCGCCTGAAGTATCTGGAAGTCTGATATCTGACGCTCATGATGTTTCATCTAGGGTGGTCACGGAGTATAGTGAATCCAAGCAAGAAACTGACTTGCCTCCTGGTTATCAACAATACTCAACAGTACATGCTTATCCTAACTTCGGGTTTGGTATCATGCCCCCAATTTTTGGTAGCCAGGTTTTACCCACCGAGAGCAACAAGTCTCAAGCACACGATGCTCCTCGCCTTCCAGGTTTTGTT GTGCAGCAACCTTATGACCTCAACAGCTATTATGCTCAATTCTATCGATCTGGTGTGGATAATGAGGGTCGTCTTTCATCGTTTTATGAACCTGGAGTTCCGACTAAAGTTAATGGAAATGTGACAATGGCACCAGCAGAAACTTTTCAGTCCACTCAAGAG GGTGGGGACACTTCAATACATCCTACAACAGCTTCAACTCCTCCTGTGACTCATGCTGCCGGGGCTGTTCCAAGTTCAGTAGCTGCAACACAGCAAGCAATTCCTGTTTTTGGACAGCCAGCTGGGTTGCATTTGCCCCATTATCCCAACTATATCCCATATCACTACATCCCTTTTTATGTCCCACCTCAAGCTCTCCACCATTATTTAAGTACTGGTGTTTTGCCACCTCCACAACCTCAAGCGGGCAGTGGGCATCCGGCGCCAGTTCCGGCTAATAAATTTCCCCTTCCCCAATATAAACCTGGAACAACTACTGCGAACACTAATAACGTGGCAGCACCTGGCAGTTATGGATCATATGGTTCTACCCCTGCTAGTTTTAGTGCCAGCTCAGCAACTACAACTGGACATTCAAGTTCTAGTGAGGATCTTCTAGCGCCCCAGTTAAAGGAAAATAATCTCTTCATTGCTGGGCAGCAG AGTGAAGGTCCAGGCTTATGGTTTGCTGCTCCTGGTAGGGATATCTCTGGCCTGCAGGCAAATTCCTTCTACAATCTTCCTCAAGCTCAGATGGCATTCCCTGCAACTCAGGTTAGTCATGGAAACTTTGCTGGCATGTATCACCCTGCACAACCAGTAACAGGAGCTGCCGTTCACCCACTTCTGCAGCAATCCCAGGCAATGGCTGGACCTATTGACCTCAATGGACCTGCACCAAGTGTTTACCAGCCAACCCAGCCTGCACCAATCAATTGGCCGAAAAACTATTGA
- the LOC108214689 gene encoding GBF-interacting protein 1 isoform X3 translates to MSNGGGRFVIPAKVKKVIQNIKEISGNHDDEEVYYMLKECNMDPNETAQQLLSQDSFREVRRKRDRRKENVKESAGSRWKPGMQDQGSRGERGNHSSRYITHDVGGAGKNFVSIKENGTSHVSVDKVAIPTQSNSQDVKNKEVTHASSNVDVDAYAAVTSESKSVGHAVHAASGFTELNDPLQSKSTADENNTYTKVSSGVGSLSFMHETISNISPVVHKDQHSESFEAVASTHSHPTGILPLIEFGGQSPVVIGPQKVVGPNKEWKPKPNPSLPEGAESADTTLMLEVPAIRTESEGQVANQATFGLVKKLEETCISESQQVIIPKHIHIPEVEKLGFIFGSFDANFGLSTSNPVCPENEKSSPIPETPEGMEENVDQKRVVTEYSESKQETDLPPGYQQYSTVHAYPNFGFGIMPPIFGSQVLPTESNKSQAHDAPRLPGFVVQQPYDLNSYYAQFYRSGVDNEGRLSSFYEPGVPTKVNGNVTMAPAETFQSTQEGGDTSIHPTTASTPPVTHAAGAVPSSVAATQQAIPVFGQPAGLHLPHYPNYIPYHYIPFYVPPQALHHYLSTGVLPPPQPQAGSGHPAPVPANKFPLPQYKPGTTTANTNNVAAPGSYGSYGSTPASFSASSATTTGHSSSSEDLLAPQLKENNLFIAGQQSEGPGLWFAAPGRDISGLQANSFYNLPQAQMAFPATQVSHGNFAGMYHPAQPVTGAAVHPLLQQSQAMAGPIDLNGPAPSVYQPTQPAPINWPKNY, encoded by the exons ATGAGCAATGGAGGAGGCAGATTCGTGATTCCGGCCAAGGTGAAGAAAGTGATCCAGAACATAAAGGAGATCTCCGGTAATCACGACGACGAGGAGGTGTATTACATGCTTAAAGAATGCAACATGGATCCTAACGAGACTGCTCAGCAGCTGCTCTCCCAAG ATTCGTTTCGTGAAGTTAGAAGGAAGCGAGACCGGCGGAAAGAG AATGTGAAGGAGTCAGCAGGATCAAGGTGGAAACCGGGAATGCAGGACCAGGGGAGTAGGGGTGAGCGAGGGAACCATTCTTCTCGTTACATAACTCACG ATGTTGGGGGGGCTGGTAAGAACTTTGTCTCCATTAAGGAAAATGGAACCAGTCATGTTTCAGTGGATAAGGTTGCTATCCCAACACAGTCTAACTCCCAAGATGTTAAGAACAAGGAAGTTACTCATGCGAG CTCAAATGTTGATGTTGATGCTTATGCTGCTGTAACATCTGAGAGTAAGAGTGTCGGACATGCTGTCCATGCTGCGAGTGGATTTACTGAACTAAACGATCCACTCCAAAGTAAATCCACAGCGGATGAAAACAATACTTACACCAAGG TTTCCTCAGGTGTTGGAAGTTTATCCTTCATGCATGAAACAATCTCAAACATATCCCCCGTGGTTCACAAGGATCAGCATTCAGAATCTTTTGAAGCTGTAGCTTCTACTCACAGCCATCCTACTGGTATTTTACCTTTGATCGAGTTTGGTGGCCAATCACCTGTAGTTATTGGGCCACAGAAAG TAGTGGGGCCTAATAAGGAGTGGAAACCAAAGCCGAATCCTAGTCTTCCTGAAGGTGCTGAATCTGCTGATACAACTCTTATGTTGGAGGTTCCAGCCATTAGAACTGAATCAGAGGGCCAAGTAGCAAATCAAGCTACTTTCGGACTGGTAAAGAAGCTGGAGGAGACCTGCATTTCAGAGAGTCAACAGGTTATTATTCCAAAGCATATCCATATACCTGAGGTTGAAAAACTTGGCTTCATTTTTGGGAGTTTTGATGCTAATTTTGGGTTGAGTACAAGCAACCCTGTTTGTCCTGAAAATGAGAAGAGTTCACCTATCCCTGAAACACCTGAAGGGATGGAAGAAAATGTGGACCAGAAAAG GGTGGTCACGGAGTATAGTGAATCCAAGCAAGAAACTGACTTGCCTCCTGGTTATCAACAATACTCAACAGTACATGCTTATCCTAACTTCGGGTTTGGTATCATGCCCCCAATTTTTGGTAGCCAGGTTTTACCCACCGAGAGCAACAAGTCTCAAGCACACGATGCTCCTCGCCTTCCAGGTTTTGTT GTGCAGCAACCTTATGACCTCAACAGCTATTATGCTCAATTCTATCGATCTGGTGTGGATAATGAGGGTCGTCTTTCATCGTTTTATGAACCTGGAGTTCCGACTAAAGTTAATGGAAATGTGACAATGGCACCAGCAGAAACTTTTCAGTCCACTCAAGAG GGTGGGGACACTTCAATACATCCTACAACAGCTTCAACTCCTCCTGTGACTCATGCTGCCGGGGCTGTTCCAAGTTCAGTAGCTGCAACACAGCAAGCAATTCCTGTTTTTGGACAGCCAGCTGGGTTGCATTTGCCCCATTATCCCAACTATATCCCATATCACTACATCCCTTTTTATGTCCCACCTCAAGCTCTCCACCATTATTTAAGTACTGGTGTTTTGCCACCTCCACAACCTCAAGCGGGCAGTGGGCATCCGGCGCCAGTTCCGGCTAATAAATTTCCCCTTCCCCAATATAAACCTGGAACAACTACTGCGAACACTAATAACGTGGCAGCACCTGGCAGTTATGGATCATATGGTTCTACCCCTGCTAGTTTTAGTGCCAGCTCAGCAACTACAACTGGACATTCAAGTTCTAGTGAGGATCTTCTAGCGCCCCAGTTAAAGGAAAATAATCTCTTCATTGCTGGGCAGCAG AGTGAAGGTCCAGGCTTATGGTTTGCTGCTCCTGGTAGGGATATCTCTGGCCTGCAGGCAAATTCCTTCTACAATCTTCCTCAAGCTCAGATGGCATTCCCTGCAACTCAGGTTAGTCATGGAAACTTTGCTGGCATGTATCACCCTGCACAACCAGTAACAGGAGCTGCCGTTCACCCACTTCTGCAGCAATCCCAGGCAATGGCTGGACCTATTGACCTCAATGGACCTGCACCAAGTGTTTACCAGCCAACCCAGCCTGCACCAATCAATTGGCCGAAAAACTATTGA
- the LOC108214689 gene encoding GBF-interacting protein 1 isoform X4 codes for MSNGGGRFVIPAKVKKVIQNIKEISGNHDDEEVYYMLKECNMDPNETAQQLLSQDSFREVRRKRDRRKENVKESAGSRWKPGMQDQGSRGERGNHSSRYITHDVGGAGKNFVSIKENGTSHVSVDKVAIPTQSNSQDVKNKEVTHASSNVDVDAYAAVTSESKSVGHAVHAASGFTELNDPLQSKSTADENNTYTKGVGSLSFMHETISNISPVVHKDQHSESFEAVASTHSHPTGILPLIEFGGQSPVVIGPQKVVGPNKEWKPKPNPSLPEGAESADTTLMLEVPAIRTESEGQVANQATFGLVKKLEETCISESQQVIIPKHIHIPEVEKLGFIFGSFDANFGLSTSNPVCPENEKSSPIPETPEGMEENVDQKRVVTEYSESKQETDLPPGYQQYSTVHAYPNFGFGIMPPIFGSQVLPTESNKSQAHDAPRLPGFVVQQPYDLNSYYAQFYRSGVDNEGRLSSFYEPGVPTKVNGNVTMAPAETFQSTQEGGDTSIHPTTASTPPVTHAAGAVPSSVAATQQAIPVFGQPAGLHLPHYPNYIPYHYIPFYVPPQALHHYLSTGVLPPPQPQAGSGHPAPVPANKFPLPQYKPGTTTANTNNVAAPGSYGSYGSTPASFSASSATTTGHSSSSEDLLAPQLKENNLFIAGQQSEGPGLWFAAPGRDISGLQANSFYNLPQAQMAFPATQVSHGNFAGMYHPAQPVTGAAVHPLLQQSQAMAGPIDLNGPAPSVYQPTQPAPINWPKNY; via the exons ATGAGCAATGGAGGAGGCAGATTCGTGATTCCGGCCAAGGTGAAGAAAGTGATCCAGAACATAAAGGAGATCTCCGGTAATCACGACGACGAGGAGGTGTATTACATGCTTAAAGAATGCAACATGGATCCTAACGAGACTGCTCAGCAGCTGCTCTCCCAAG ATTCGTTTCGTGAAGTTAGAAGGAAGCGAGACCGGCGGAAAGAG AATGTGAAGGAGTCAGCAGGATCAAGGTGGAAACCGGGAATGCAGGACCAGGGGAGTAGGGGTGAGCGAGGGAACCATTCTTCTCGTTACATAACTCACG ATGTTGGGGGGGCTGGTAAGAACTTTGTCTCCATTAAGGAAAATGGAACCAGTCATGTTTCAGTGGATAAGGTTGCTATCCCAACACAGTCTAACTCCCAAGATGTTAAGAACAAGGAAGTTACTCATGCGAG CTCAAATGTTGATGTTGATGCTTATGCTGCTGTAACATCTGAGAGTAAGAGTGTCGGACATGCTGTCCATGCTGCGAGTGGATTTACTGAACTAAACGATCCACTCCAAAGTAAATCCACAGCGGATGAAAACAATACTTACACCAAGG GTGTTGGAAGTTTATCCTTCATGCATGAAACAATCTCAAACATATCCCCCGTGGTTCACAAGGATCAGCATTCAGAATCTTTTGAAGCTGTAGCTTCTACTCACAGCCATCCTACTGGTATTTTACCTTTGATCGAGTTTGGTGGCCAATCACCTGTAGTTATTGGGCCACAGAAAG TAGTGGGGCCTAATAAGGAGTGGAAACCAAAGCCGAATCCTAGTCTTCCTGAAGGTGCTGAATCTGCTGATACAACTCTTATGTTGGAGGTTCCAGCCATTAGAACTGAATCAGAGGGCCAAGTAGCAAATCAAGCTACTTTCGGACTGGTAAAGAAGCTGGAGGAGACCTGCATTTCAGAGAGTCAACAGGTTATTATTCCAAAGCATATCCATATACCTGAGGTTGAAAAACTTGGCTTCATTTTTGGGAGTTTTGATGCTAATTTTGGGTTGAGTACAAGCAACCCTGTTTGTCCTGAAAATGAGAAGAGTTCACCTATCCCTGAAACACCTGAAGGGATGGAAGAAAATGTGGACCAGAAAAG GGTGGTCACGGAGTATAGTGAATCCAAGCAAGAAACTGACTTGCCTCCTGGTTATCAACAATACTCAACAGTACATGCTTATCCTAACTTCGGGTTTGGTATCATGCCCCCAATTTTTGGTAGCCAGGTTTTACCCACCGAGAGCAACAAGTCTCAAGCACACGATGCTCCTCGCCTTCCAGGTTTTGTT GTGCAGCAACCTTATGACCTCAACAGCTATTATGCTCAATTCTATCGATCTGGTGTGGATAATGAGGGTCGTCTTTCATCGTTTTATGAACCTGGAGTTCCGACTAAAGTTAATGGAAATGTGACAATGGCACCAGCAGAAACTTTTCAGTCCACTCAAGAG GGTGGGGACACTTCAATACATCCTACAACAGCTTCAACTCCTCCTGTGACTCATGCTGCCGGGGCTGTTCCAAGTTCAGTAGCTGCAACACAGCAAGCAATTCCTGTTTTTGGACAGCCAGCTGGGTTGCATTTGCCCCATTATCCCAACTATATCCCATATCACTACATCCCTTTTTATGTCCCACCTCAAGCTCTCCACCATTATTTAAGTACTGGTGTTTTGCCACCTCCACAACCTCAAGCGGGCAGTGGGCATCCGGCGCCAGTTCCGGCTAATAAATTTCCCCTTCCCCAATATAAACCTGGAACAACTACTGCGAACACTAATAACGTGGCAGCACCTGGCAGTTATGGATCATATGGTTCTACCCCTGCTAGTTTTAGTGCCAGCTCAGCAACTACAACTGGACATTCAAGTTCTAGTGAGGATCTTCTAGCGCCCCAGTTAAAGGAAAATAATCTCTTCATTGCTGGGCAGCAG AGTGAAGGTCCAGGCTTATGGTTTGCTGCTCCTGGTAGGGATATCTCTGGCCTGCAGGCAAATTCCTTCTACAATCTTCCTCAAGCTCAGATGGCATTCCCTGCAACTCAGGTTAGTCATGGAAACTTTGCTGGCATGTATCACCCTGCACAACCAGTAACAGGAGCTGCCGTTCACCCACTTCTGCAGCAATCCCAGGCAATGGCTGGACCTATTGACCTCAATGGACCTGCACCAAGTGTTTACCAGCCAACCCAGCCTGCACCAATCAATTGGCCGAAAAACTATTGA